One genomic region from Oncorhynchus gorbuscha isolate QuinsamMale2020 ecotype Even-year linkage group LG13, OgorEven_v1.0, whole genome shotgun sequence encodes:
- the mmp20b gene encoding matrix metalloproteinase-20 — MHLLFCWTCVLVLVLPGPCSTAPTSIPEEEVTGLLKGQTQEDLKLATEYLQHYYNLKKEQPLARIKRYLPSFTSKVKDMQSFFGLNTTGSLDSETLEVMSTPRCGVSDVEDYSHNNRVNRWNKNVITYSIGRYTSDLPHSKVDSLIESALSVWARASTLTFVRSRTQRADIMVEFATFEHGDAYPFDGSKGTLAHAFGPGEGIGGDAHFDDDETWTAGSKGFNLYLVAAHEFGHSLGLRHSQNPESLMYPTYKSSRSSHNLLSKEDIAIINSLYGPKNSQPYHYSRHGWNPLYNPWFLGSHFPLMMQNKCSADLSFDAVSTLGDATFFFKDKYLWIKHNQQYDIKEGPINNFMPKIESKIDAAFWVPRRSTAYLIHESMYWTVKGSIVKGKPKPISNFGFPPWVQEVNAAVHIVKTGRTLFFIHDIYYSYNENRRVMDAGYPQYISDDFQGLNTTIDAAVYKDGVIYFFVGPHVYKYDYTQKQVVGTEKANTWLGC, encoded by the exons ATGCATCTTCTGTTCTGTTGGACCTgtgttctggtcttggttctgccTGGTCCATGTTCTACAGCTCCTACATCAATTCCTGAAGAAGAGGTCACAGGACTCCTCAAAGGACAGACCCAAGAGGACCTAAAGCTGGCCACA GAGTACCTCCAGCATTATTACAACCTGAAGAAGGAGCAACCTTTGGCTCGGATCAAGAGGTACCTGCCCTCGTTCACCTCCAAGGTGAAGGACATGCAGAGCTTCTTTGGCCTCAACACCACAGGCAGTCTGGACTCTGAGACCCTGGAGGTGATGAGTACCCCTCGCTGTGGGGTCTCTGATGTAGAGGACTACAGTCACAACAACCGAGTCAACCGCTGGAACAAGAACGTCATCACCTACAG CATTGGCAGGTACACCAGTGATTTGCCTCACAGCAAGGTGGACTCTCTGATCGAGTCGGCGCTCAGCGTCTGGGCCAGGGCCAGCACTCTGACCTTTGTCAGGTCACGCACACAGAGGGCCGACATCATGGTGGAGTTTGCTACCTTTG AGCACGGTGATGCCTACCCGTTTGATGGGTCTAAGGGCACTTTGGCCCATGCCTTTGGCCCTGGAGAGGGAATTGGAGGCGATGCCCACTTTGACGACGATGAAACTTGGACGGCAGGGTCAAAGG GGTTCAACCTGTATCTAGTGGCAGCCCATGAGTTTGGTCATTCTTTAGGCTTAAGGCACTCCCAAAACCCAGAGTCACTGATGTATCCTACATACAAATCCAGTCGCAGTTCACACAACCTGCTCTCCAAAGAGGACATAGCAATAATCAACTCACTTTACG GTCCAAAAAACAGTCAGCCATATCACTACTCCAGACATGGCTGGAATCCACTTTACAACCCCTGGTTCCTGGGTTCCCACTTCCCTCTGATGATGCAGAACAAATGTTCAGCTGACCTGTCCTTTGATGCTGTCTCCACCCTGGGGGATGCCACCTTCTTTTTCAAAGACAA GTATCTATGGATCAAGCACAACCAGCAATATGATATAAAAGAAGGTCCTATCAACAACTTCATGCCAAAGATTGAATCCAAAATTGATGCTGCCTTCTGGGTCCCTCGGCGATCCACTGCTTACCTGATTCATG AATCCATGTACTGGACGGTGAAGGGTTCCATTGTGAAAGGCAAACCTAAACCCATCAGCAACTTTGGCTTCCCACCATGGGTTCAGGAAGTAAACGCAGCGGTACACATCGTCAAAACAGGACGCACGCTGTTCTTCATTCACGACATTTACTACAG TTATAATGAAAACCGAAGAGTTATGGATGCTGGATACCCACAGTACATCAGTGATGATTTCCAAGGGCTCAATACTACTATCGATGCTGCTGTCTACAAAGATG GTGTCATCTACTTCTTCGTTGGACCACACGTGTACAAGTACGATTATACCCAGAAACAAGTTGTTGGAACTGAGAAAGCAAATACCTGGCTCGGATGCTAG